TGCCGGCGGACTGGTCGGACGCGGTCACCGCGCTGCCGCCGCATCCGGCGGGCGGCGCGCGCCGGTTTCGCGCGGCCGACTACGACGCGCTGGTCGACGCGCCGATCGTGCTCGGCAACCCGGCGGTGCGCTCGCTGGACACGGGTCTCGCCGTGCCGCACGCGCTGGCCAACTTTGGCGAACGCAACGTGTGGGACGGACCGCGGTCGGCCGCAGACCTCGCGCGCCTCGTCGCGGAGCAGGCCGAGTTCTGGGGGGTCGTCCCGTACGATCGCTACACGTTCATCAACGTCATCGGCGAAGGCCGAGGCGGCCTCGAACACAAGCAATCGACGTTGATGATGGCAAACCGGTGGATGACGCGCTCGCGCTCCGACTACCTTCGCTGGCTCGGGCTGGCGAGTCACGAGTTCTTCCACACGTGGAACGTCAAGCGGCTGCGCCCCGCCGAACTCGGCCCGTTCGACTACGAGTCCGAGCGCTACACGCGAAGCCTGTGGATTGCCGAAGGCCTCACGTCCTACTACGACGACCTGCTGGTCGCGCGAGCCGGCCTGATGACGCGCGATGAATACCTCGCGGCCCTGTCGCGCCAGATCGAAGCGGTGCAAACGCGGCCCGGCCGCGCGGTGCAGCCGCTGTCCGAAGCGTCGTTCGACGCCTGGATCAAGTACTACCGGCCGGACGAGAACTCACCGAACACCACGGTGAGCTACTACGAAAAGGGCGCCGTGGTCGGGTTCTTGCTCGACGCCGAGATCCGCCGCCGCACGGCCGGTCGCCGCAGCCTCGACGACGTGTTGCGCGCCGCCTACGCGCGGTTTTCGGGCGCACGCGGCTACACGCCGGACGAGTTCCGGGCGGTCGCCGAGCAGGTCGCGGGCGGGTCGCTGGCCGACTTCTACCGCAAGTACGTCGATGGCACGGAGGAACTCGACTACGCGCCGGCGCTCGCCTACTTCGGCCTCGAATGGACGCCGGCTGATCCCGCGCCGGCCAAGGAGGTCCCCGCGTGGCTCGGCGCCGAGGTGTCCTCCGGCCCGCGCATCACGATCGCCCGCGTGTTGCGCGGCACACCGGCGTGGAACGCCGGGCTCAGCGCCGGCGACGAGGTGATCGCGATCGACGACTACCGCGTGCGCGACCTCGACGACCGCCTGCGGCGCTACCGCCCGGGCGACGAGGTGACGGTGCTCGTCGCGCGCCGGGGCGTTCTCGTCCGCGTCCCGGTCACGCTCGGCCAGCGGCCGCGCGCATCGTGGAAGCTGCGCGTCGCCAAGCGGGCCTCGGCAGCGCAACGCGCGCGGCTCAGGGACTGGCTGCGCGACTGATCGCGGCGGCCGCGGCGGCGTCCCCTACGCGCGCTCCGGCCGCCGAATCCCGAGCTTCTGCATGCGCGACCGCAGCGTGTTCGGGTTGAGCCCGAGGCGCGCGGCGGCGCCGCGTTCCCCCGCCACGGTCCAGCCGCATTCTTCGAGCACCTGCATGATGTAGGCGCGCTCCACCTCGACGAGGGTTTGCCCCGCCGCCACGCGCAGCCGCGGCGCCGACGCCTGGCCGCCGAGGTCGTCGATCTGCAGCACGGGACCGCGCGACACGATGGCGGCCCGCTCGATCACGTTTTGCAGCTCGCGAACGTTCCCCGGCCAGTCGTACCGCATGAGCCGGTCGACAGCCCCCGGTGCGACGCCGTCGAACGGCCGGCCCAGGCTGCGCGCCACGCGCGCGAGAATGTGATCCACCAGCGCCGGGATGTCCTCGGGATGCTCGCGCAGCGGCGGCACCGCGATCGGAAACACGTTCAGCCGATAGTACAAATCGGCGCGAAAGCGTCCGTCGGCGACCAGCTGCTCGAGGTCGCGGTTCGTGGCCGCGACGATGCGGGCGTCGGTCGTGCGCGTGCGGCTGCTGCCGATGCGCTCGAACTCGCCGGACTGCAGGACGCGCAGCAGTTTCGCCTGCGTCTCGAGCGGGAGTTCGCCGACCTCGTCGAGAAAGATCGTGCCGCCGTCGGCGACTTCGAATCGTCCGGCGCGGTCGGCGTGCGCGCCGGTGAACGCGCCCTTTTCGTGGCCGAACAATTCACTTTCGACGAGCCCCGCAGACAGCGCAGCGCAGTTGACCTTGACGAACACGCGGCCCGCGCGGCGACTGCGGGCCCACACGCGCGTCGCGACCCGCTCCTTGCCGGTGCCGGTCTCGCCGGTGACGAGCACGGTCGTGTCCGTCGGCGCCACCTGATCGACCAACGCCCGCACCCGCTGCATCGCCGGGCTGTCTCCGATGAGTTCCCAACGCGCGGTGTCACCGCGTACGACATCCCTGAGGACCGCGTTTTCGGCGGCCAGTTGCGCGCGCAGTCGCGCGTTTTCTTCGAACTGCATCGAGTTGAACAGCGCGATCGCGATCGCATCGGCGATGTCGACGAGCGGCTCGAGGTCGGTGTCGGCAAAGGCGTGGGGGCGGTCCGACATCAGACAGAACACGCCGATCCCGCGGCCTCGTGCGACCAGTGGCAGCAAGATCGCGGAGTGGACGCCGACTTCCTCGAACGCCGTGCGCGCGACGGTGAACGGGCCGAGGTCGTCGCGCGTGCCGATCACGCGCGGTCGCGGGTCGGCGATCAACGCGTCGACCACGCTGTGGTCGCCGGAGGGATAGACGCGGCCCTCGTAGATCCGATCCGGGTCGTGCGGACCGTGCAGCGCGTAGAGCACGTTCCCCTCGCCGTCCGGGTTGGGCATCATCAGCGCCATCTTGTCGTGCGGCACGAACTCGCCGACGGCCGTCGCGATCGCCGAGAATACGCGGTCGCGTTCGAGATGGCGCGATACCGCACGCGCTATGTGGAGCAGCGCGCGCGCCTGCATCAGGCGAGTGTCGGCGTCGACCGTCACGCGCGGCAAGGATACCAGCGCGGGCGCCGCCGGCAACCCGCGCGGATCGACCGGGGGCCGGTAGCTGCGCCAGTCGTTTTCAATCCATCCGCGCCGCGTTACACTCGCGGGGCGCGAGTGAACGACGCCGTTCAGCCTGCACCGGACGACGCGGAACGAGCGAGATCGCTCGGGTTGTGGGCCGCCACCGGCGTCGGTGTCGGCGCCATCGTGGGCGGCGGCGTATTCGTGCTCGCAGGCGTTGCGTTCGCCGCGGCAGGGCCGGCGGCGGCCATCGCGTTCGCGGTCAACGGCGCGGTCGCGTTCCTCACGGCGATGAGCTTCGCCGAGATCGCCACGGCATTTCCCGAAAACGGCGGCGCCTACACCTTTGCCAAGAAGGTGCTGTCGGTCCGCGCGGCGTTCGCCGTCGGTTGGATCCTGTGGTTCGCCTACATCGTGGCCGGGGTCCTGTACGCGCTCGGCTTCGCATCCTTTGCGGCACTCGCGGCGCAGAAGGTGTGGGCGTGGTTCGCGGGCCAACCGCCGGCATGGCTCGCGGGCCGCAGGCTCGCACTGCTGCTCGCCTCGGGCGCGGCCGTCGCGTACGCGTACACGCTCGTCAAACGCGCGACCGGCGGCGGCCAGTACGCCACGGTCGGAAAGGTGTTCGTGTTCGCTGTGCTCATCGTCGCCGGACTCGTCGCGCTCGTGCGCCAGGATCCGACGACCAGCCTGGACAACTTGCGGCCGTTCGTGCCGCACGGCATGCCGGGGCTGCTGATGGCGATGGGGTTTACGTTCATCGCGCTGCAGGGCTTCGACCTCGTCGCGGCGATCGGCGGCGAGGTGCGCGACCCGGGCCGCACGATTCCGCGGGCGATGTTCCTGTCGCTCGGCTGCGCGCTCGCGATCTACCTGCCGCTGTTGCTGCTCGTCGCGTCCGTCGGCGTGGAACGGGGCGAATCGATCGCGCGGCTCGCGGCCGCACAACCCGAGGGCGTGATTCCGCTCGCCGCGGAGCGATTCATGGGCCCGGTCGGCTACTGGCTGGTGATCGTCGCGGCCATCTTGTCCACGCTGTCCGCCCTGCACGCCAACCTGCTCGCCGCATCTCGCGTCGCGCTGTCGATGGCGCGCGACCGCACCCTGCCGGCGATGCTCGGCGACCTCCACAAACAACGGCGCACGCCGGTGATGGCCATCTTCGCGTCGACGCTCACGCTCGTAGCGATCGTGTTCATGGTGCCGGATCTGGCGGCCGCCGGCTCCGCGTCGAGCTTGATCTTTTTGGTGTCGTTCGCGCTCGCGCACCTCACCGTGTTCCTCGCGCGCCGGCGTGGCGGGACCACCGCGGCGCCGTACCGCACGCCCTGGTTTCCCACCATCCCGGCCGTCGGCGGCGGCGCGTGCGCGGCGCTGGCCCTGTTTCAAGCCGCCGCCGTCCCGGATGCGGGCGGCATCGCGCTCATCTGGCTCGGTCTCGGCGTGATGCTGTACTGGTCGCTGTTCGCGCGCCAGGCCGAGATCGGCGACGCCGCGGTCGAAGCCGCCGACCCGGCGCTGATGCGGCTGCGCGGGGAGGCGCCGCTGGTGCTCGCGCCGATGGCCAATCCGTCGCACGCTACGGCGCTCGTGTCGGTGGCGAATGCGCTGGCCGCGCGACGTGTGGGGCGCGTGCTTCTGCTCAGCATCGTACCGGTCGCCGACGACGACGCGGCGTCCCCGGGTGTACCGCCCCAACTCGAGCACACCCTGCACGCGATCGACGACGCGCTCCGGCAGTCGTTCACGCGGGGGCATCGCCCCGAGGCGCTGATCACCGCGGCCGCCGACCCGTTCGCCGAGATCCGGCGGGTCGCGCGCGAACACGGCTGCGGCGCGGTCGTGCTCGGCCTCGGGGACCTGTCGGACGACGCCGGCGAGCCGGCGCTCGTCCACCTGATCGACTCCGTGGACGCCGACGTCGCGCTTGTGCGCGCGCCGGCCGGATGGACGCTCCGCTCGGCCGAGCGGGTGCTCGTCCCGGTCGGCGGCCGCGGCGATCAACACGAGGTGCGCGCGCGGCTGCTCGGCACACTGACGCGCGGCGGTCGCCGCACGTTCACGTTCGTCACGGTGTTGCCGGCGTCGGCGTCGGACGCGGACGCCGAGCGGGCCCGCGACGAGATCGCCCGCCTGGCCGAACTCAAGGTCCGCGGCGCGCGGATCGAGATCGTGCGGGCCGACGACGGCGCGGCGGCGGTGCTCGAACGGGCGGCCGACTTCGACCTGATGGTGCTCGGCCTGCCGCGAACGCGACGGGGCGTGCGACTCGGACCGTTCGCCCGTCGCGTCGCGCGCCACGCGCCGTGCGCCGCGATCTTCCTCAGTCGCCGGCGGCGCGGGCCGTTCGACCTGCTCGAGCCGCTGCGCGACGACGTCGTCGAATCGCTCCGCGACGTCGTCCGCGCGAGCCCGATCCGCAAACCGCGGTGACCGCGCGGCCTACGGCTGAATGCACAGCTGCAGCTGAAAGTTCGTGAACGCGCCGGTGTCGGGCTGGGCGTCGTCGGCCACCCTTAGCGTCCACGTGCCCTGGGCCGCTTCGCCGGCGACGGTCGACAGCGGCTGCTCGGGAGCGAACGGTCCGGTAAACGGCGCGACTCCGTCGGTGATCGACGTCGGTGCACCGTCGACGAACACGGTGTCGGTGTAGTTGTCGCCGCCGCCGCCGTTGTCCGTCGACAGCTCGACGTTGGTCCCGGCCGGCGAGATCAGGAAGATGTCGAGATCGGCGTCGTAGGTGTGGGTCACGGAGATTTGCACCGTGACCGACGCGACGGTGCCGGTATCGGGCACGTCGATCTTGCTGGAGACCGACTTTTCGTCCTCGACGTCCTTCGGCAGATCCGTCGCGGCGTAGATGACCTTCGTGGTGCCCGACGGGCACGTCGCGAGGCAGGCGGCCGCCGCGGCGCAGTCGCTGTCGTCGCAGTCGACCTTTCCGTCGAGGTCGTTGTCGACCCCGTCACCACACGTGCGCTCGCGCCCGAACTCGCACGTGGCCTTGCCGTCGCAGTCGGGGTCCTCGCAGTCCGCGATGCCGTCGGCGTCGTTGTCGATGCCGTCGTCACACGTCTTTTCGCTGGCGAACTCGCAGCCGGCCGTGCCGTTGCAACCCGGATCGAGACAGTCCGCGGCGCCGTCGCCGTCGTCGTCGGTCCCGTCGTCACACGCCGGCTCGGGACCGCACGGCTCCGGGCAATAGCACAGGTACAGTTCGAAGCTGTCGATCGACCCGCCGCCGACGGACACGGTGTCGGTGGCCGACAGCGTCCACGTGCCCTTGGCGGGGGCGCCGACGACCGTCGCCAGCGGCTGTTCGGGACGGAACGCGCCGGTAAACGGGGGCGAGGCCTCGGCGATGGAGGTCGCGGCATCGTCGGCAAACAGCGTGTCGCGGTATGCGTCGGACGAATAGCTGCCGCGGCCGTCGGCGAGCGTGACCGTCCCGCTCGGCGCGGTCAACGAGATCGTCAGATCGGACGGGAAGCTGTGAGTGATCGTCGTCGCGACCATCGCGCGCAGCACGAGTCCTTCCACATCGACCTGAACGTGGCTCTCTCCCGTGTCGAGGTCCGGCACGGTCACCGGCGTGTCGGTCGCAGCCACCGACAGCGACATCGAGCCGGCCGGGCAGTCGGCCGCCAGGCAGGCCGGGCGGTCGGCGCAGTCGGAGTCGTCGCAGTCCGTCGCGCCGTCGACGTCGTTGTCGATCCCGTCTCCGCACGTCCGCTCGGCCGCGTACTCGCACCCGGCTACGCCGGCGCAGTTGAAGTCGAGGCAGTCAATGTCGCCGTCGCCGTCGTTGTCGATGCCGTCGTCGCATGTGCGCTCCGCGGTGAACTCGCAGGTTCCGACGCCATCACACGACGGATCGCGGCAGTCGGCCACGCCGTTGTCGTCGTTGTCGATGCCGTCGTCGCACGTGCGTTCGGCCGGCGACTCGCATCGGCCGACCCCGTCGCAATCGCTGTCGACGCAGTCGAACCGGCCGTCGAAGTCGTTGTCGAGGCCATCGTCGCAGTCGGTTTCCACCGCGGGAACTGCGTCGGCGCCGCCTCCGGTCGAGCCCGCGTCCACCTTTGCGCCCGGGTTTTCGTCGGCGCGGTGCGTCTCCTCGCCCGCGACGGCACACGCGGCGAGCGCGGCGAGCGCGGCGAAACCAAAGCTGCGCGCAATTCGTTGCATATCCATCCCCATCTCCTCCGGCGGGCGAAGTCGGCGCCGATCCCAAGCAAGCTGCGGGCCAGCGCCAAGTCGCCCCAAACTGGTGAGTGCGGCCTGTCACGAACGCCGACAGGGTGGCTACTGTAGTCGCCATGTGGGCGCGTGTCCCCGACGGGAACGTCCCGAATTTCCCCGACACCGGGTCGCGCCGGGCGCCGGCGCGACGGGGCGCCGCGCGCACCCAAGTTCGGTGACGCCGGGGTCGTTGGTCCGGTCGCGCTCAGCTCGACAGGACGCTCTCGAGCTGGTCGAACACGCGCGTGCGCCACTCGACGAGCGGGCTGGTGCGCGCGTTGAGCCGGTCGGTCTCGACGAGCACCGCGCCGAGTTCGACCAGCCAGCAGTAGGGGTCGACCGGGCTCTTGATCGCGACCTCCGACGGCGGTGCGACCGGCGGCACCCACGCGGCCATCCGGCGCGTGTGGCCGTCGAGCAGCGCGCGGGTCGCGACGTGCGCCAGCCGGCTGCCCAGCAGGCGATCGAACGCGCTCGGCCGCCCGCCGCGCACGACGTGGCCGAGAATCGTCACCCGCGTCTCGGAGGTCTCGGGGTCGGTGTCGAACTCCTCGCGCAGCCGCGCATCCACGCGCTCCTTGAGCCGCGCGACCGGGACCGGAACGCCCTCGGCCTTGACGACGACGACCCGGCGCGTGCGGCCGACGCGCGCGCGCACCTTGCGCACCGTCCGCACCACCATCTCGACGATGTCGTCCTCGGACTTGTCCGCCTCGGGAAACAACACGGCGTCGGCGCCGGCGGCGATCGCCGACGTCATGGCCAGGTAGCCGCTGTGGCGCCCCATCACCTCGACGAGGAAGGTGCGGTCGTGAGCGTCGGCGGTGTCCGAAATCTTGTCGCACGCCTCGACGATCGTGTTCATCGCGGTGTCGACGCCGATGCACGTGCCGGTGAAGCCGATGTCGTTGTCGATCGATGCGGGTACGCCCATGACGCGAACGCCGCTGGGTCCCGCCTCGCGCGGGTCGGCGAGCGCGTTGGCGCCCGCGAGCGAGCCGTTGCCGCCGATCACCAGCACCGCCTCGATGCCCGCGTCGGCCAGGCGCGCGCGCGCCTGATCGCGCGCGGCGCGGTCGAAGAACGCCTTGCAGCGCGCCGACCCGAGGATCGTGCCGCCGCGGCGAACGATCGGTCCGACATCCGCCGGTGACAGCGGCGCGAAGCGGCCGTCGACGAGGCCGCGGAAGCCGTGCGATACGCCGAAGACCTCCCAACCTTCCGCCAGCGCCAGCAACGTCGCCGCGCGAATCGCGGCGTTCATGCCCGGCGCATCGCCGCCGCTGGTGAGGATCGCCATGCGGCGGGTCGCGCCGCCGCCGCCGCGCATACCCGGCTCGCTGCGTTCCACTGCGGGGAGCATACTCGATCGCCACATGGCCGAAAGAGCGCGTTTTGCAGGAACCGCGCCCAGTCGACTCGCCGCGGTTGCGCCCGGTTGCGAGCGCCGGCGGCGGCGCGACCGTTGCCAACGGCAACGCGGCGATGCGCCGCGCATCACGACCGGCGCGCCGCGAAGCCCCAGGCCATGACGGCGAGCCCGGTCCCGATCGCCGCGGCCGCGACCGCGGCCGCCGGACCCGCGCTCACCGCAATCGCCGCGCTCGTTCCGACGATCGCCAGCGCGACCGCGGCGACCGCGCGACCGCGACGGCCAGCGCCGGGCCGAAGCGCGACCGCCCGCGGGACGGCCGCCGCACCGGCGGGCGCGCCGGCCGCGACCGCGCACACGCGGTGCGCCGCGGGCCAGTTGTCCTCGTGCAACCCGTCGACCGCGCCGAGCACGAACTCGCCGTACACCCGGTCGTAGCCATCGTTGCAGTGCACTTCGTCGCCAACCGCGAGGATCCGCCCGCAGATGCCGCACGCGAGCGGGCGATCGGCGACGCACCCGTCGGCCGCCGGCGTGCGCCCTGCGTCGTCGCCGTCCACACCGTCAGTATGCCCGACCCCGCGGTCCCGGGTTCCCTCCTTTTGGTGCAGCTCGCGAAAGGCCCGCGACACCGGGGCAGGGCGCGAACGCGGCGCCCACCTCCGCGACCCGGTCGCGGAGCGACGCCCCATCCGGTTTCGGAGACCTCCGACCCGGGGTGCCGCGTGGCCTAGGTGGCGGTTGCGGCGCGCAGTCGCCGCCCGTTTTCGTACGCGCGCAGCCGGCGGCGCGCCTCGTGATAGGCGCGCCGCGCCATCCCGTCCGTCACGAGCCAGGTTCCCTCGATGACGCGGCCGTCCTCGAACGCGGGGTCGCCGCTGGCGACGACGACGACGGTGTCGAAGTCGCGTACGCATGCCTCGGAAAAGTCGGGCCATGCGAGAAAACGCGACTCCTCGACGTGGTAGACGGCGACGTTCGTCCCGGCGGCGATCCCCGCGCGGGCGGCGACGCGGCACGCGAACGGAACGACCTTGCCGACACCGGCGTCGCACCACACGGGGTCGCGGGATGGCACGTATCG
This genomic window from Deltaproteobacteria bacterium contains:
- a CDS encoding amino acid permease, whose amino-acid sequence is MRTVQRVEHVPLAVRVGHHQRHLVVRHELADGRRDRREYAVAFEMARYRTRYVEQRARLHQASVGVDRHARQGYQRGRRRQPARIDRGPVAAPVVFNPSAPRYTRGARVNDAVQPAPDDAERARSLGLWAATGVGVGAIVGGGVFVLAGVAFAAAGPAAAIAFAVNGAVAFLTAMSFAEIATAFPENGGAYTFAKKVLSVRAAFAVGWILWFAYIVAGVLYALGFASFAALAAQKVWAWFAGQPPAWLAGRRLALLLASGAAVAYAYTLVKRATGGGQYATVGKVFVFAVLIVAGLVALVRQDPTTSLDNLRPFVPHGMPGLLMAMGFTFIALQGFDLVAAIGGEVRDPGRTIPRAMFLSLGCALAIYLPLLLLVASVGVERGESIARLAAAQPEGVIPLAAERFMGPVGYWLVIVAAILSTLSALHANLLAASRVALSMARDRTLPAMLGDLHKQRRTPVMAIFASTLTLVAIVFMVPDLAAAGSASSLIFLVSFALAHLTVFLARRRGGTTAAPYRTPWFPTIPAVGGGACAALALFQAAAVPDAGGIALIWLGLGVMLYWSLFARQAEIGDAAVEAADPALMRLRGEAPLVLAPMANPSHATALVSVANALAARRVGRVLLLSIVPVADDDAASPGVPPQLEHTLHAIDDALRQSFTRGHRPEALITAAADPFAEIRRVAREHGCGAVVLGLGDLSDDAGEPALVHLIDSVDADVALVRAPAGWTLRSAERVLVPVGGRGDQHEVRARLLGTLTRGGRRTFTFVTVLPASASDADAERARDEIARLAELKVRGARIEIVRADDGAAAVLERAADFDLMVLGLPRTRRGVRLGPFARRVARHAPCAAIFLSRRRRGPFDLLEPLRDDVVESLRDVVRASPIRKPR
- a CDS encoding GAF domain-containing protein; translation: MQARALLHIARAVSRHLERDRVFSAIATAVGEFVPHDKMALMMPNPDGEGNVLYALHGPHDPDRIYEGRVYPSGDHSVVDALIADPRPRVIGTRDDLGPFTVARTAFEEVGVHSAILLPLVARGRGIGVFCLMSDRPHAFADTDLEPLVDIADAIAIALFNSMQFEENARLRAQLAAENAVLRDVVRGDTARWELIGDSPAMQRVRALVDQVAPTDTTVLVTGETGTGKERVATRVWARSRRAGRVFVKVNCAALSAGLVESELFGHEKGAFTGAHADRAGRFEVADGGTIFLDEVGELPLETQAKLLRVLQSGEFERIGSSRTRTTDARIVAATNRDLEQLVADGRFRADLYYRLNVFPIAVPPLREHPEDIPALVDHILARVARSLGRPFDGVAPGAVDRLMRYDWPGNVRELQNVIERAAIVSRGPVLQIDDLGGQASAPRLRVAAGQTLVEVERAYIMQVLEECGWTVAGERGAAARLGLNPNTLRSRMQKLGIRRPERA
- a CDS encoding M61 family peptidase, producing MVRRILWLAAAVAACACDGRVDWRRGDADERPARIEPVVARDPAGPAIEYTLRFDDRATHYIDVAMSAPTEGADTVDLMMATWTPGSYLIREYSRHVEDLRAAGPDGSPLPVDKRAKNRWRVACAGVDRIGVRYRVYANEMTVRTNFVDGDIAVVNGAPTFITVADRLDRPHDVTLELPADWSDAVTALPPHPAGGARRFRAADYDALVDAPIVLGNPAVRSLDTGLAVPHALANFGERNVWDGPRSAADLARLVAEQAEFWGVVPYDRYTFINVIGEGRGGLEHKQSTLMMANRWMTRSRSDYLRWLGLASHEFFHTWNVKRLRPAELGPFDYESERYTRSLWIAEGLTSYYDDLLVARAGLMTRDEYLAALSRQIEAVQTRPGRAVQPLSEASFDAWIKYYRPDENSPNTTVSYYEKGAVVGFLLDAEIRRRTAGRRSLDDVLRAAYARFSGARGYTPDEFRAVAEQVAGGSLADFYRKYVDGTEELDYAPALAYFGLEWTPADPAPAKEVPAWLGAEVSSGPRITIARVLRGTPAWNAGLSAGDEVIAIDDYRVRDLDDRLRRYRPGDEVTVLVARRGVLVRVPVTLGQRPRASWKLRVAKRASAAQRARLRDWLRD
- a CDS encoding ATP-dependent 6-phosphofructokinase, translating into MRGASPRCRWQRSRRRRRSQPGATAASRLGAVPAKRALSAMWRSSMLPAVERSEPGMRGGGGATRRMAILTSGGDAPGMNAAIRAATLLALAEGWEVFGVSHGFRGLVDGRFAPLSPADVGPIVRRGGTILGSARCKAFFDRAARDQARARLADAGIEAVLVIGGNGSLAGANALADPREAGPSGVRVMGVPASIDNDIGFTGTCIGVDTAMNTIVEACDKISDTADAHDRTFLVEVMGRHSGYLAMTSAIAAGADAVLFPEADKSEDDIVEMVVRTVRKVRARVGRTRRVVVVKAEGVPVPVARLKERVDARLREEFDTDPETSETRVTILGHVVRGGRPSAFDRLLGSRLAHVATRALLDGHTRRMAAWVPPVAPPSEVAIKSPVDPYCWLVELGAVLVETDRLNARTSPLVEWRTRVFDQLESVLSS